One segment of Apus apus isolate bApuApu2 chromosome 1, bApuApu2.pri.cur, whole genome shotgun sequence DNA contains the following:
- the POU4F1 gene encoding POU domain, class 4, transcription factor 1 isoform X3 — MMSMNSKQPHFAMHPTLPEHKYPSLHSSSEAIRRACLPTPPLQSNIFASLDETLLARAEALAAVDIAVSQGKSHPFKPDATYHTMNSVPCTSTSTVPLAHHHHHHHHHHQALEPGDLLDHITSPSLALSGGGGGGGGLISTSAHPHSHMHGLGHLSHPAAMNMPSGLPHPGLVAAHHGAAGQVASAAAVVGAAGLASICDSDTDPRELEAFAERFKQRRIKLGVTQADVGSALANLKIPGVGSLSQSTICRFESLTLSHNNMIALKPILQAWLEEAEGAQREKMNKPELFNGGEKKRKRTSIAAPEKRSLEAYFAVQPRPSSEKIAAIAEKLDLKKNVVRVWFCNQRQKQKRMKFSATY; from the exons ATGATGTCCATGAACAGCAAACAGCCACATTTTGCCATGCATCCCACCCTACCTGAGCACAAATACCCCTCTCTACACTCCAGCTCGGAAGCAATAAGAAGAGCATGTCTACCAACTCCACCG ctgcagagcaataTCTTCGCCAGCCTCGATGAGACCCTGCTGGCGCGGGCCGAGGCTCTTGCCGCCGTCGACATCGCCGTCTCGCAGGGCAAGAGCCACCCGTTCAAGCCGGACGCCACTTACCACACCATGAACAGCGTGCCCTGCACCTCCACCTCCACCGTGCCCCTGGcgcaccaccaccatcaccaccaccatcaccaccaggCGCTGGAGCCCGGCGACCTCCTCGACCACATCACCTCCCCCTCCCTGGCGCTCA gcgggggaggcggcggcggcggcggcctcATCTCCACCTCGGCCCACCCGCACTCGCACATGCACGGCCTGGGCCATCTCTCGCATCCGGCCGCCATGAACATGCCGTCGGGGCTGCCGCACCCGGGGCTGGTGGCCGCTCACCATGGGGCCGCGGGACAGGTGGCCTCGGCGGCGGCGGTGGTAGGGGCGGCCGGCTTGGCCTCCATCTGCGACTCGGACACGGACCCGCGGGAGCTGGAGGCCTTCGCTGAGCGCTTCAAGCAGCGCCGCATTAAGCTGGGGGTGACCCAGGCCGACGTGGGCTCGGCGTTGGCCAACCTGAAGATCCCGGGGGTGGGGTCCCTCAGCCAGAGCACTATCTGCCGCTTCGAGTCCCTCACCCTCTCCCACAACAACATGATAGCCCTCAAACCCATCCTGCAGGCTTGGCTGGAGGAGGCCGAGGGCGCTCAGCGGGAAAAAATGAACAAGCCTGAGCTCTTCAACGGGGGCGAGAAGAAGCGCAAGCGGACTTCTATCGCCGCCCCGGAGAAGCGCTCCCTGGAGGCTTACTTCGCCGTCCAGCCCCGGCCCTCCTCCGAGAAGATCGCCGCCATCGCCGAGAAATTGGACCTCAAAAAGAACGTGGTGCGGGTTTGGTTTTGCAACCAGAGACAGAAGCAGAAACGGATGAAATTTTCCGCCACCTACTAG
- the POU4F1 gene encoding POU domain, class 4, transcription factor 1 isoform X2: MMSMNSKQPHFAMHPTLPEHKYPSLHSSSEAIRRACLPTPPLQSNIFASLDETLLARAEALAAVDIAVSQGKSHPFKPDATYHTMNSVPCTSTSTVPLAHHHHHHHHHHQALEPGDLLDHITSPSLALMPGGGGGGGGLISTSAHPHSHMHGLGHLSHPAAMNMPSGLPHPGLVAAHHGAAGQVASAAAVVGAAGLASICDSDTDPRELEAFAERFKQRRIKLGVTQADVGSALANLKIPGVGSLSQSTICRFESLTLSHNNMIALKPILQAWLEEAEGAQREKMNKPELFNGGEKKRKRTSIAAPEKRSLEAYFAVQPRPSSEKIAAIAEKLDLKKNVVRVWFCNQRQKQKRMKFSATY, translated from the exons ATGATGTCCATGAACAGCAAACAGCCACATTTTGCCATGCATCCCACCCTACCTGAGCACAAATACCCCTCTCTACACTCCAGCTCGGAAGCAATAAGAAGAGCATGTCTACCAACTCCACCG ctgcagagcaataTCTTCGCCAGCCTCGATGAGACCCTGCTGGCGCGGGCCGAGGCTCTTGCCGCCGTCGACATCGCCGTCTCGCAGGGCAAGAGCCACCCGTTCAAGCCGGACGCCACTTACCACACCATGAACAGCGTGCCCTGCACCTCCACCTCCACCGTGCCCCTGGcgcaccaccaccatcaccaccaccatcaccaccaggCGCTGGAGCCCGGCGACCTCCTCGACCACATCACCTCCCCCTCCCTGGCGCTCATGCCCGGCGGag gcggcggcggcggcggcctcATCTCCACCTCGGCCCACCCGCACTCGCACATGCACGGCCTGGGCCATCTCTCGCATCCGGCCGCCATGAACATGCCGTCGGGGCTGCCGCACCCGGGGCTGGTGGCCGCTCACCATGGGGCCGCGGGACAGGTGGCCTCGGCGGCGGCGGTGGTAGGGGCGGCCGGCTTGGCCTCCATCTGCGACTCGGACACGGACCCGCGGGAGCTGGAGGCCTTCGCTGAGCGCTTCAAGCAGCGCCGCATTAAGCTGGGGGTGACCCAGGCCGACGTGGGCTCGGCGTTGGCCAACCTGAAGATCCCGGGGGTGGGGTCCCTCAGCCAGAGCACTATCTGCCGCTTCGAGTCCCTCACCCTCTCCCACAACAACATGATAGCCCTCAAACCCATCCTGCAGGCTTGGCTGGAGGAGGCCGAGGGCGCTCAGCGGGAAAAAATGAACAAGCCTGAGCTCTTCAACGGGGGCGAGAAGAAGCGCAAGCGGACTTCTATCGCCGCCCCGGAGAAGCGCTCCCTGGAGGCTTACTTCGCCGTCCAGCCCCGGCCCTCCTCCGAGAAGATCGCCGCCATCGCCGAGAAATTGGACCTCAAAAAGAACGTGGTGCGGGTTTGGTTTTGCAACCAGAGACAGAAGCAGAAACGGATGAAATTTTCCGCCACCTACTAG
- the POU4F1 gene encoding POU domain, class 4, transcription factor 1 isoform X1, with amino-acid sequence MMSMNSKQPHFAMHPTLPEHKYPSLHSSSEAIRRACLPTPPLQSNIFASLDETLLARAEALAAVDIAVSQGKSHPFKPDATYHTMNSVPCTSTSTVPLAHHHHHHHHHHQALEPGDLLDHITSPSLALMPGGGGGGGGGGGHDGAGGGGGGAGGGGGGGGGGGGGGGGLISTSAHPHSHMHGLGHLSHPAAMNMPSGLPHPGLVAAHHGAAGQVASAAAVVGAAGLASICDSDTDPRELEAFAERFKQRRIKLGVTQADVGSALANLKIPGVGSLSQSTICRFESLTLSHNNMIALKPILQAWLEEAEGAQREKMNKPELFNGGEKKRKRTSIAAPEKRSLEAYFAVQPRPSSEKIAAIAEKLDLKKNVVRVWFCNQRQKQKRMKFSATY; translated from the exons ATGATGTCCATGAACAGCAAACAGCCACATTTTGCCATGCATCCCACCCTACCTGAGCACAAATACCCCTCTCTACACTCCAGCTCGGAAGCAATAAGAAGAGCATGTCTACCAACTCCACCG ctgcagagcaataTCTTCGCCAGCCTCGATGAGACCCTGCTGGCGCGGGCCGAGGCTCTTGCCGCCGTCGACATCGCCGTCTCGCAGGGCAAGAGCCACCCGTTCAAGCCGGACGCCACTTACCACACCATGAACAGCGTGCCCTGCACCTCCACCTCCACCGTGCCCCTGGcgcaccaccaccatcaccaccaccatcaccaccaggCGCTGGAGCCCGGCGACCTCCTCGACCACATCACCTCCCCCTCCCTGGCGCTCATGCCCGGCGGaggcggcggaggcggcggcggcggaggccACGATGGGGCgggcggcggaggcggcggggccggcggcggcgggggcggcggcggcgggggaggcggcggcggcggcggcctcATCTCCACCTCGGCCCACCCGCACTCGCACATGCACGGCCTGGGCCATCTCTCGCATCCGGCCGCCATGAACATGCCGTCGGGGCTGCCGCACCCGGGGCTGGTGGCCGCTCACCATGGGGCCGCGGGACAGGTGGCCTCGGCGGCGGCGGTGGTAGGGGCGGCCGGCTTGGCCTCCATCTGCGACTCGGACACGGACCCGCGGGAGCTGGAGGCCTTCGCTGAGCGCTTCAAGCAGCGCCGCATTAAGCTGGGGGTGACCCAGGCCGACGTGGGCTCGGCGTTGGCCAACCTGAAGATCCCGGGGGTGGGGTCCCTCAGCCAGAGCACTATCTGCCGCTTCGAGTCCCTCACCCTCTCCCACAACAACATGATAGCCCTCAAACCCATCCTGCAGGCTTGGCTGGAGGAGGCCGAGGGCGCTCAGCGGGAAAAAATGAACAAGCCTGAGCTCTTCAACGGGGGCGAGAAGAAGCGCAAGCGGACTTCTATCGCCGCCCCGGAGAAGCGCTCCCTGGAGGCTTACTTCGCCGTCCAGCCCCGGCCCTCCTCCGAGAAGATCGCCGCCATCGCCGAGAAATTGGACCTCAAAAAGAACGTGGTGCGGGTTTGGTTTTGCAACCAGAGACAGAAGCAGAAACGGATGAAATTTTCCGCCACCTACTAG